A genomic stretch from Eretmochelys imbricata isolate rEreImb1 chromosome 24, rEreImb1.hap1, whole genome shotgun sequence includes:
- the ENTREP3 gene encoding protein ENTREP3 yields the protein MPSPSDSSHSLTGRSSRSLTHLRVQRTWLQILLVLGFIQVILGILVITFSLVAATITPSTKVRHSCPSWAGFLLALSGLIGIVSWKRPFTLVITFFTLLSVLGVMLSLAGSILSCQNAQLVKSLEACTREKDSCVCCQARSEYPSMGPACSRQGEILTMFPNPDCWSVRMALKDLLFSVCGLTIFSTIVCTLSAVTCCIQIFSLDIIHALAPQRSSSVTLECTSPPDPFLQNMMDFEEFVPPVPPPPYYPPEYTCSSETDAQSITYNGSMDSPVPLYPTDFPPSYETVMGLQAGSQATLFDSQLTDPSHGCTCDHVPSMVLSGEVSMDSGSLVMSEIIDVPGDSSPSEDSCLLELQGSMRSVDYVLFRSIQRSRADYCLSVDCMQCGHHPRSPTLGLQGPFEDIPQPRVRGERSYSCSTPGPSYERLLETGGAVTHSCNRLEGLARCAGPCFPEVRLKGKSSLPEHQGISYTSSLYPEHGHRHHQRRNSETSCRLAPARGLSRRPLMRSHSDPGIAVASDPADFRDLLYTKALEDDASNSSADTGLCSEACLLRLSHCDSPPLLRAASARKNKVPVPKKVTQRLSKAATRSLGDLKVCRGTRGLVARFLQRSKRSLVSGVEMAGHSSQGHKQVPRSLWQAAEHALPEGIHLQSCGDLSSTSSLRRLLSARQLECSRPRSLNGVYKESIL from the exons ATGCCATCTCCCAGTGACTCCAGCCATTCCCTGACTGGCCGCTCCTCCCGCAGCCTCACCCATCTCCGAGTGCAGAGGACCTGGCTGCAGATCCTGCTGGTGCTGGGCTTCATTCAGGTCATCCTGGGTATCCTCGTCATCACCTTCAGCCTTGTGGCAGCTACCATCACGCCCTCCACCAAGGTCCGGCACTCCTGCCCCTCCTGGGCCGGCTTCTTG TTGGCGCTGTCCGGGCTCATCGGCATCGTCTCCTGGAAACGTCCCTTCACCCTGGTG ATCACCTTCTTCACGCTGCTTTCCGTGCTGGGTGTCATGCTGAGCCTCGCCGGCTCCATCCTCTCCTGCCAGAACGCTCAGCTGGTGAAGTCCTTGGAGGCCTGCACAAGG GAGAAAGACTCCTGTGTCTGCTGCCAGGCCCGCTCCGAGTACCCGTCCATGGGCCCCGCCTGCAGCAGGCAGGGCGAGATACTGACCATGTTCCCCAACCCTGACTGCTGGAGCGTCCGCATGGCTCTGAAG GATCTTCTATTCAGTGTTTGTGGCCTGACCATCTTCTCCACCATTGTCTGCACACTCTCCGCTGTCACGTGCTGCATCCAGATCTTCTCCCTGGACATTATCCATGCG ctggccCCGCAGCGCTCCAGTTCGGTGACCCTGGAGTGCACGTCTCCCCCAGACCCCTTCCTGCAGAACATGATGGACTTCGAGGAGTTTGTGCCCCCGGTGCCGCCGCCCCCGTACTATCCACCGGAGTACACCTGCAGCTCCGAGACCGACGCCCAGAG CATCACCTATAACGGTTCCATGGACAGCCCTGTGCCTCTCTACCCCACCGACTTCCCCCCATCCTACGAGACTGTCATGGGActccaggcaggcagccag GCCACACTGTTCGACTCGCAGCTCACGGATCCGTCACATGGCTGCACCTGTGACCACGTCCCCTCCATGGTGCTCAGCGGGGAAG TGTCCATGGACAGCGGCTCCCTGGTCATGTCCGAGATCATCGACGTCCCCGGAGACAGCAGTCCCTCAGAGGACTCCTGCTtgctggagctgcagggctccatGCGCTCGGTGGACTACGTCCTCTTCCGCTCCATCCAGCGCAGCCGCGCGGACTACTGCCTGAGCGTGGACTGCATGCAGTGCGGCCACCACCCCcgcagccccacgctgggcctGCAGGGCCCCTTCGAGGATATACCCCAGCCCCGGGTGCGGGGGGAGCGCTCTtactcctgctccacccctggccccagtTATGAGAGGCTCTTGGAGACAGGCGGGGCCGTGACCCACAGCTGCAATCGTCTGGAAGGGCTGGCTCGCTGCGCTGGGCCTTGCTTCCCTGAGGTGCGACTCAAGGGCAAGAGCTCGCTGCCAGAGCACCAGGGCATCAGCTACACCAGCTCTCTGTATCCGGAGCACGGTCACCGCCACCATCAGCGACGCAACAGTGAGACATCCTGCCGGCTGGCCCCCGCCCGGGGCCTGAGCCGACGGCCGCTCATGCGGTCGCACAGCGACCCTGGCATTGCTGTTGCCAGTGATCCTG CCGACTTCCGGGATCTGCTTTATACCAAAGCGCTGGAGGATGATGCATCCAACTCTTCTGCGGACACAG GACTGTGCTCTGAAGCCTGCCTACTCCGGCTCTCGCACTGCGACTCACCCCCGCTCCTCCGGGCCGCCTCTGCCAGGAAGAACAAGGTCCCAGTGCCCAAGAAGGTGACACAGCGGCTGTCGAAGGCAGCGACGCGCTCCCTGGGGGACCTGAAGGTTTGTCGTGGTACCCGGGGGCTGGTGGCCAGGTTCCTGCAGAGATCCAAGCGCAGCCTGGTGTCTGGCGTGGAGATGGCTGGGCACAGCTCCCAGGGCCACAAACAG GTGCCTCGGAGTCTGTGGCAGGCAGCAGAGCACGCGCTGCCTGAGGGGATTCACTTGCAGAGCTGCGGGGACCTGAGCTCCACCTCCTCGCTGCGTCGCCTCCTGTCTGCCCGCCAGCTGGAGTGCAGCCGTCCGCGCAGCCTCAATGGGGTCTACAAGGAGAGCATCCTCTGA
- the GBA1 gene encoding lysosomal acid glucosylceramidase has product MWAGCASIVGWFLFIQTAPGAAGSRPCSPQYFGHDLMVCECNASYCDTLDPVVIPAVGTYAKYESSKAGKRLERSEGRFQSDSTAPDLVLKLDTAQQYQKVKGFGGSVTDSAAMNILSLSKETQCHLLASYFTEEGIEYNLLRIPMASCDFSTHPYSYDDTPYDYQLLNFGLTDEDTKLKIPILHRAMALSKKPLSLVASPWSSPVWMKTSGEMKGKGSLKGKPGDKYHKTWANYFIRFLDEYAKHNLTFWAVTAQNEPTAGLINNYPFQCLGFTAEHQRDFVAQDLGPALANSSHKGIRLIMLDDNRVLLPHWAKVVLGDPNAARYVHGIGVHWYLDFIAPIEDTVLPTHDLFPDYFILATEACTGSHFWERDVILGCWDRGNQYSHSILTNLNNFVSGWVDWNLALDLEGGPNWVQNLVDSPVIVDRKKDLFYKQPMFYHIGHFSKFIPEGSQHVGLVVSKKSCKCNMEYAAFLRPDGAAVLVVLNRYSADVPFGISDPGVGFIEALAPADSIQTYLWRRQ; this is encoded by the exons ATGTGGGCTGGGTGCGCCAGCATTGTGGGCTGGTTCCTTTTCATCCAGACAGCGCCCGGGGCGGCAG gcagccgtccctgcagcccccagtaTTTTGGCCATGACTTGATGGTGTGTGAATGCAACGCCTCGTATTGTGACACGCTGGACCCCGTTGTCATCCCGGCCGTGGGCACATACGCCAAGTATGAGAGCAGCAAGGCGGGCAAGCGGCTGGAGCGCAGCGAGGGGAGGTTCCAGAGCGACTCCACGGCCCCAG ATCTTGTGCTGAAGCTGGACACCGCGCAGCAGTACCAGAAAGTGAAGGGCTTTGGCGGCTCCGTCACAGATTCGGCTGCGATGAACATCCTGTCCCTGTCCAAGGAGACCCAATGCCACCTGCTCGCGTCCTACTTCACGGAGGAAG ggatcgAGTACAATCTGCTCCGCATTCCCATGGCTAGCTGTGACTTCTCCACCCACCCCTACAGCTACGACGACACCCCCTACGACTACCAGCTCCTCAACTTTGGCCTGACGGATGAGGATACAAAGCTGAAA ATCCCCATTCTCCACCGAGCCATGGCCTTGTCCAAGAAGCCGCTGTCCCTGGTCGCCAGTCCCTGGTCATCCCCGGTCTGGATGAAAACCAGTGGGGAGATGAAAGGGAAGGGAAGCCTGAAGGGGAAGCCGGGGGACAAGTATCACAAGACCTGGGCCAACTACTTCATCAG GTTCCTGGATGAATACGCCAAGCACAACTTGACATTCTGGGCGGTGACGGCACAGAACGAGCCCACGGCTGGGCTGATAAACAACTACCCCTTCCAGTGCCTGGGCTTCACCGCCGAGCACCAGCGGGACTTCGTTGCCCAGGACCTGGGCCCGGCACTGGCCAACAGCTCTCACAAGGGCATCCGGCTCATCATGCTGGACGACAACAGGGTGCTGCTCCCCCACTGGGCCAAAGTG gTACTGGGTGACCCAAACGCTGCTCGCTATGTCCATGGCATTGGCGTCCACTGGTACCTGGATTTCATTGCTCCCATAGAGGACACTGTGTTACCGACCCATGACCTCTTCCCTGATTACTTCATCTTGGCCACAGAGGCTTGCACTGGGTCCCACTTCTGGGAGAGGGACGTTATCCTGGGCTGCTGGGATCGCGGGAACCAGTATAGCCACAGCATCCTGACG AACCTGAACAACTTCGTCTCCGGCTGGGTCGACTGGAACCTGGCCCTGGACCTGGAGGGGGGGCCCAACTGGGTCCAGAACTTGGTGGACAGCCCGGTCATCGTGGACAGGAAAAAGGATCTCTTCTACAAGCAGCCCATGTTCTACCACATTGGGCATTTCAG CAAGTTCATCCCTGAGGGCTCCCAGCATGTCGGGCTGGTTGTCTCCAAGAAGAGCTGCAAGTGCAACATGGAGTATGCAGCCTTCTTGCGCCCGGATGGCGCCGCCGTGCTCGTGGTCCTGAACAG GTACTCCGCGGATGTGCCATTCGGGATCTCAGACCCAGGCGTTGGCTTCATTGaggctctggctccagctgacTCCATCCAGACCTACCTGTGGAGACGGCAGTGA